A stretch of the Dechloromonas sp. TW-R-39-2 genome encodes the following:
- a CDS encoding efflux RND transporter periplasmic adaptor subunit: protein MKKVLCLLLTAALLAGCNKESDKAVVQSSADPALVSPASELLAQLKIEPVKRQPVAETLRVAGRIDFDEQRLARIGATITGRVTDIDAMLGQTVRKGDVLARLNSSELSTQQLAYLRARAQLELNRRNAERAKALYEADVIGAAELQRRESEYQISVAETRAASDQLQLLGVTAAAIDRLGKQGAVNSLTPVVATLNGVVVERKLAQGQVVQPADALFVVADLSRLWAVAQVPEQQVSQVREGQSVSIEVPALGNEKLVGKLIYVGQTINPETRTVLVRTELDNRDGRLKPAMLATMLIEAKSVERLVVPASAVVRENDEDHVFVAEGNAAFRLLKVKLGPEQGGQRVVSSGLKGEEKVVVDGAFHLNNERNRKEMEGS, encoded by the coding sequence ATGAAAAAAGTATTGTGTCTGTTGTTGACCGCGGCATTGCTCGCCGGCTGCAATAAAGAAAGCGACAAGGCGGTTGTTCAGTCATCGGCCGATCCGGCGCTGGTCTCTCCAGCCAGCGAACTGCTGGCCCAGCTCAAGATTGAGCCGGTGAAACGGCAGCCTGTGGCGGAAACCCTGCGTGTGGCCGGGCGGATCGATTTTGATGAGCAGCGTCTGGCGCGTATTGGTGCGACCATCACCGGTCGGGTGACGGATATCGATGCAATGCTGGGGCAGACTGTCCGCAAGGGCGATGTGCTGGCTCGCCTGAATAGCAGCGAATTGTCCACGCAGCAACTGGCCTATCTCCGGGCGCGGGCGCAACTGGAACTGAATCGGCGCAATGCCGAGCGGGCCAAGGCGCTTTACGAAGCCGACGTGATTGGTGCGGCCGAGTTGCAGCGTCGTGAAAGCGAATATCAGATTTCCGTCGCCGAAACGCGCGCGGCATCCGACCAGTTGCAGTTGCTGGGTGTGACGGCTGCAGCCATCGACCGGCTTGGCAAGCAGGGCGCGGTCAACTCGCTGACGCCTGTCGTGGCGACGCTCAATGGCGTGGTGGTTGAACGCAAGCTGGCACAGGGGCAGGTGGTGCAACCGGCCGATGCCCTGTTTGTCGTCGCCGATCTGTCGCGCTTGTGGGCAGTGGCCCAGGTGCCCGAACAGCAGGTCAGCCAGGTCAGGGAAGGTCAGTCGGTGAGTATTGAAGTGCCGGCGCTAGGTAATGAAAAACTGGTTGGCAAGCTGATTTATGTCGGTCAGACGATCAACCCGGAAACGCGCACCGTGCTGGTTCGCACCGAACTGGATAACCGGGATGGGCGTTTGAAGCCGGCGATGCTGGCAACCATGCTGATCGAAGCCAAGTCGGTTGAGCGTCTTGTTGTGCCGGCCAGCGCCGTTGTGCGCGAAAACGATGAGGATCATGTCTTTGTCGCCGAGGGCAACGCCGCATTCCGCTTGCTCAAGGTCAAACTGGGCCCGGAACAGGGTGGCCAGCGAGTTGTTTCGTCCGGCCTGAAGGGGGAGGAGAAAGTCGTCGTCGATGGCGCCTTCCACCTCAACAACGAGCGTAATCGCAAGGAAATGGAGGGCTCGTGA
- a CDS encoding efflux RND transporter permease subunit has product MIESLVRGALAQRLVVAVIAAVMLFFGLDAARKLSVDAFPDVTNIQVQIATEAPGRSPEEVERFATVPLEVAMTGLPGLEEMRSLNKPGLSLITLVFTDKTDLYFARQLVMERLLEVGTRLPPGISPVLGPVSTGLGEVYQYTLERPDDGDRALTEEELMQRRTAQDWVVRPLLRSIPGVAEINSQGGFAKQYQVLVNPDRLRHFGLSIADVYQAVGRNNANAGGGVLPQYAEQYLIRGVGLVKDLEDLRVIVLREKDGVPVYVRDVAEVQIGHEVRQGAVIKNGTTEAVGGVVMMLSGGNAKAVVGKIKERVAEINAKGMLPDGLKIVDYYDRSELVDAALWTVTKVLLEGVLLVVVVLFLFLGDVRSSLIVVATLVLTPLLTFVAMNKLGISANLMSLGGLAIAIGLMVDGSVVVVENAFLQLGRKAKTGESQLRIILHAVVEVATPVIFGVGIIILVFLPLMTLQGMEGKMFAPLAYTIAIALAISLVLSLTLTPVMSTYLLKPPAHDGDHDTRLIAAMKQRYLKMLHWTLANERKTVAAAVVAFGLTVATLPFLGTAFIPEMKEGSVVPGINRVPNISLEESIKMEMEAMRLVMQVPGVKSAVSGVGRGESPADPQGPNESTPIVSLKPRSEWPSGWSQDDIQDAMREKLKVLPGVQVVMAQPISDRVDEMVTGVRSDIAVKVFGDDLDQLKKVAGQIGKVAQTLQGAQDLRIERVSGQQYLSVDIDRQAIARLGLNVSDVNDVLETAIGGKVVTEIFEGERRFPGVVRLPERFRNNVEAISNVLITSPNGAQVRLTDVARIRVQDGPAQISRELGKRRIVIGVNVKDRDLGSFVAELQQKVEAQIKLPEGYYLEWGGQFQNMERALGHLTVIIPITIAAIFFLLFLLFNSLRFATLIITVLPFASIGGIIGLFLSGEYLSVPASVGFIALWGIAVLNGVVLVSYIRGLREDGRTVQEAVIEGATLRFRPVMMTATVAMLGLIPFLFSSGPGSEVQRPLAIVVIGGLITCTLLTLLVLPTIYRWFDEEKIEA; this is encoded by the coding sequence GTGATCGAATCCCTGGTTCGTGGAGCGCTGGCTCAGCGCCTGGTTGTGGCAGTCATTGCGGCTGTCATGCTGTTTTTCGGCCTTGATGCGGCACGCAAGTTGTCGGTCGATGCTTTTCCGGATGTGACCAATATCCAGGTTCAGATCGCTACCGAAGCGCCGGGCCGTTCGCCGGAGGAAGTCGAACGTTTTGCCACGGTGCCGCTGGAAGTGGCGATGACGGGCTTGCCCGGCCTGGAGGAAATGCGTTCGCTGAACAAGCCGGGTTTGTCGCTGATTACCCTGGTTTTTACTGACAAGACCGATTTGTATTTTGCCCGCCAGCTGGTCATGGAGCGCTTGCTTGAAGTCGGTACGCGCTTGCCGCCCGGTATTTCACCGGTGTTGGGCCCGGTATCGACGGGCTTGGGCGAGGTCTACCAATACACGCTTGAGCGCCCCGATGATGGTGACCGGGCGTTGACCGAGGAAGAGTTGATGCAGCGCCGGACGGCTCAGGATTGGGTCGTACGTCCGCTGTTGCGCTCGATTCCCGGGGTTGCCGAGATCAATTCGCAGGGCGGTTTTGCCAAACAGTATCAAGTGTTGGTCAATCCTGACCGGCTGCGTCATTTCGGCTTGAGCATTGCCGATGTTTATCAGGCGGTCGGGCGCAACAATGCCAATGCCGGCGGCGGCGTGCTGCCGCAGTATGCCGAGCAGTATCTGATTCGCGGTGTCGGTCTGGTCAAGGATCTGGAAGACTTGCGCGTCATCGTCTTGCGCGAGAAGGACGGTGTCCCGGTCTACGTGCGTGATGTGGCTGAAGTTCAGATCGGGCACGAGGTACGGCAGGGGGCGGTGATCAAGAACGGCACGACGGAGGCTGTCGGTGGCGTAGTGATGATGCTCTCCGGCGGAAACGCCAAGGCGGTCGTCGGCAAGATCAAGGAGCGAGTGGCTGAAATCAACGCCAAGGGCATGTTGCCGGATGGCCTGAAGATCGTCGATTACTATGATCGTTCGGAATTGGTCGATGCCGCACTGTGGACCGTGACAAAGGTGCTGCTCGAAGGCGTGTTGCTGGTTGTCGTCGTGCTTTTCCTGTTTCTCGGCGATGTGCGCTCTTCGCTGATTGTTGTCGCGACACTGGTGCTGACGCCGTTGCTTACCTTCGTGGCGATGAACAAGCTGGGTATTTCGGCCAACCTGATGTCGCTCGGGGGTTTGGCTATCGCCATCGGCTTGATGGTGGACGGTTCCGTGGTCGTTGTCGAAAACGCCTTCCTCCAACTTGGCCGCAAGGCCAAGACAGGAGAAAGCCAGTTGCGCATCATTCTGCATGCTGTGGTCGAGGTGGCGACGCCGGTTATTTTCGGCGTTGGCATCATCATCCTGGTGTTCCTGCCGCTGATGACCTTGCAGGGCATGGAAGGCAAGATGTTTGCCCCGCTGGCTTATACGATCGCGATTGCGCTGGCTATTTCGCTGGTTCTGTCGCTGACGTTGACGCCGGTCATGTCGACCTACTTGCTCAAGCCGCCAGCCCATGATGGCGACCATGACACTCGTCTGATTGCCGCGATGAAGCAGCGCTATCTGAAAATGCTGCACTGGACGCTGGCCAATGAGCGCAAGACCGTTGCGGCGGCCGTTGTTGCCTTCGGCCTGACGGTGGCGACCCTGCCTTTTCTCGGTACGGCATTTATTCCGGAAATGAAGGAAGGTTCGGTTGTGCCGGGGATCAATCGCGTTCCCAATATTTCGCTTGAAGAGTCGATCAAGATGGAAATGGAGGCGATGCGTCTGGTCATGCAAGTGCCTGGCGTCAAATCGGCCGTGTCGGGTGTCGGGCGCGGCGAATCGCCGGCTGATCCGCAGGGGCCGAATGAGTCGACGCCGATTGTCAGTTTGAAGCCGCGCAGCGAGTGGCCGTCTGGCTGGTCGCAGGACGATATCCAGGATGCGATGCGTGAAAAGCTGAAGGTGTTGCCCGGTGTGCAGGTGGTCATGGCCCAGCCGATTTCGGACCGGGTCGATGAAATGGTCACCGGGGTACGTTCGGATATTGCCGTCAAGGTTTTTGGCGATGACCTGGATCAACTCAAGAAAGTCGCCGGACAGATCGGCAAGGTTGCCCAGACCTTGCAGGGCGCTCAGGATTTGCGTATCGAGCGGGTCAGCGGCCAGCAATATTTGTCGGTTGATATCGATCGCCAGGCGATTGCCCGGCTTGGCTTGAATGTGTCCGATGTGAACGATGTGCTGGAAACAGCCATCGGCGGCAAGGTGGTGACCGAGATTTTTGAAGGAGAACGACGTTTTCCCGGCGTGGTTCGTTTGCCTGAGCGTTTCCGCAACAATGTCGAAGCGATCTCGAATGTTCTGATTACCTCGCCGAACGGCGCGCAGGTGCGCCTCACAGATGTTGCCCGGATTCGGGTCCAGGATGGTCCGGCGCAGATCTCGCGTGAGTTGGGCAAGCGTCGCATCGTGATCGGTGTGAACGTCAAGGATCGCGACCTGGGCAGTTTTGTGGCCGAGTTGCAGCAGAAGGTCGAGGCCCAGATCAAGTTGCCGGAAGGTTATTACCTTGAATGGGGTGGGCAGTTCCAGAACATGGAGCGGGCGCTCGGCCATTTGACGGTGATTATTCCGATCACCATCGCTGCCATCTTCTTCCTGCTGTTCCTGCTGTTCAATTCGCTGCGCTTTGCCACGCTGATCATCACCGTGCTGCCCTTTGCGTCAATCGGCGGGATCATCGGCCTGTTCCTTTCCGGTGAGTACCTGTCGGTGCCGGCATCGGTCGGTTTTATTGCGCTGTGGGGCATTGCCGTGCTGAACGGCGTCGTCCTGGTTTCGTACATCCGCGGTTTGCGGGAAGACGGGCGAACGGTGCAGGAAGCCGTGATCGAAGGGGCGACCTTGCGTTTCCGTCCGGTCATGATGACGGCGACCGTCGCCATGCTCGGCCTGATTCCCTTCCTGTTCTCGAGCGGGCCGGGCTCGGAAGTTCAGCGGCCGCTGGCCATTGTCGTGATTGGTGGCCTGATTACCTGTACGTTGCTGACCTTGCTGGTCCTGCCAACCATTTACCGCTGGTTTGACGAGGAGAAAATCGAAGCATGA
- a CDS encoding P-II family nitrogen regulator, whose product MKEIKAVIRPNKLAALRDALMAMPGFPGMTVTKVEGCSAPVRHVSARVKIRDELTDYTSKVRVEIVAPDEVAESLFNCITEVARTGHYGDGLVWVCDVERAAFVFKTTPGTDA is encoded by the coding sequence ATGAAAGAGATCAAGGCGGTGATTCGCCCCAATAAACTGGCGGCTTTGCGCGATGCGCTGATGGCCATGCCCGGCTTTCCCGGCATGACGGTGACCAAGGTGGAAGGGTGCAGCGCACCGGTCCGCCATGTCTCGGCCCGGGTCAAGATCCGGGATGAGCTGACCGATTACACATCGAAGGTCAGGGTCGAAATCGTGGCCCCCGACGAGGTTGCCGAAAGCTTGTTCAACTGCATTACCGAAGTGGCCAGAACCGGGCATTACGGCGATGGCCTGGTCTGGGTCTGCGATGTCGAACGGGCGGCGTTTGTTTTTAAGACGACGCCCGGGACGGACGCCTGA
- a CDS encoding VOC family protein translates to MQRPFKVLGIQQIAIGGPSKEKLRTLWVEKFGLEITSTFVSERENVDEDICAMGTGPFKVEVDLMQPLDPEKKPAVHTTPLNHVGLWIDDLPKAVEWLSANGVRFAPGGIRKGAAGFDITFLHPKGNEEFPIGGEGVLIELVQAPPEVVSAFAKLAAQ, encoded by the coding sequence ATGCAACGTCCCTTCAAGGTTCTCGGTATTCAGCAAATCGCCATCGGCGGCCCATCCAAGGAAAAGCTGCGCACCCTGTGGGTCGAGAAATTCGGCCTCGAAATCACCAGCACCTTCGTCTCCGAACGCGAAAATGTGGACGAAGACATCTGCGCCATGGGCACCGGCCCGTTCAAGGTCGAAGTCGACCTGATGCAGCCGCTCGACCCGGAAAAGAAACCTGCTGTACACACCACGCCGCTCAACCACGTCGGCCTGTGGATCGACGACCTGCCCAAGGCGGTCGAATGGCTTTCAGCCAACGGCGTACGTTTTGCCCCGGGCGGCATCCGCAAGGGCGCCGCCGGTTTTGACATCACTTTCCTGCACCCGAAGGGCAATGAAGAATTTCCGATCGGTGGCGAGGGCGTGCTGATCGAACTGGTGCAAGCCCCGCCGGAAGTCGTTTCGGCTTTTGCAAAACTGGCTGCCCAGTAA
- the lgt gene encoding prolipoprotein diacylglyceryl transferase has protein sequence MLLHPQFDPVAFSLGPLSVRWYGLMYLVAFVQFILLGRYRIGTRRSILTVDQLDDLLFYGMLGVILGGRLGQVLFYEPGYYFSHPLEIIAVWKGGMSFHGGFLGVVIALGLWARKNSLAWLAVTDFVAPLVPLGLAAGRVGNFINGELWGRVADQSLPWAMAFPQSGDLQPRHPSQLYHVGLEGLALFIILWVFARHERPRGALTGAGLAGYGFFRFITEYFREPDAGIFGQSYTISMGQWLSLPMLAVGLLLLWSAYRRRT, from the coding sequence ATGCTTCTCCATCCCCAGTTCGACCCCGTCGCTTTTTCACTTGGGCCGCTCTCGGTACGCTGGTACGGTTTGATGTACCTCGTCGCCTTCGTTCAATTTATTTTGCTCGGTCGCTACCGAATCGGCACCCGTCGCTCGATTCTCACGGTCGACCAGCTCGACGACCTGCTTTTCTACGGCATGCTCGGCGTCATTCTGGGCGGCAGGCTCGGACAAGTCCTGTTTTACGAGCCGGGTTACTATTTTTCACACCCGCTTGAAATCATCGCCGTCTGGAAAGGTGGCATGAGTTTTCATGGTGGCTTCCTCGGCGTCGTCATCGCCCTGGGCTTATGGGCCCGCAAAAACTCGCTGGCCTGGCTGGCCGTGACCGACTTTGTCGCGCCCCTCGTCCCGCTCGGCCTCGCTGCGGGGCGCGTCGGCAATTTCATCAACGGCGAGCTTTGGGGCCGGGTGGCCGACCAAAGTCTGCCGTGGGCCATGGCCTTTCCACAATCCGGCGACTTGCAGCCCCGCCATCCCTCGCAGCTCTATCACGTGGGCCTGGAAGGCCTGGCACTCTTCATCATCCTGTGGGTCTTTGCCCGGCACGAACGGCCACGCGGCGCCCTGACCGGTGCAGGCCTGGCCGGCTACGGCTTTTTCCGTTTTATTACCGAATATTTCCGCGAACCGGATGCCGGCATCTTTGGCCAGTCCTACACCATCAGCATGGGCCAGTGGTTGTCGTTGCCGATGCTGGCCGTCGGCCTGCTCCTGCTTTGGAGCGCCTACCGCCGACGCACCTGA
- the ilvD gene encoding dihydroxy-acid dehydratase has product MPQYRSRTSTHGRNMAGARSLWRATGMKDGDFGKPIIAVVNSFTQFVPGHVHLKDMGQLVAREIEAAGGVAKEFNTIAIDDGIAMGHSGMLYSLPSRDLIADSVEYMVNAHCADAMVCISNCDKITPGMLMAAMRLNIPVIFVSGGPMEAGKTKLQGQVVHLDLVDAMVKAADSSVSQADLDEIERSACPTCGSCSGMFTANSMNCLTEALGFSLPGNGTVVATHADRKQLFLRAGRQIVELCKRYYEQDDASVLPRSIAPKAAFENAMTLDVAMGGSTNTVLHILAAAQEAGVDFTMADIDRISRSVPCLCKVAPMTDKYHIEDVHRAGGIMGILGELDRAGLIHRDVPNVHARTLGEAIDRWDVVREHDVKVHEFFKAAPGGVPTQTAFSQDRRFNELDLDRTKGCIRNKANAYSQDGGLAVLYGNIAVDGCIVKTAGVDESIWKFNGRARVFESQDAAVDNILAGKVVAGDVVVIRYEGPKGGPGMQEMLYPTSYLKSMGLGKECALLTDGRFSGGTSGLSIGHASPEAADGGAIGLVEEGDRIEIDIPNRRIQLLVSDGELAERRAAMEARGEAAWKPADRQRVVSAALQAYALMATSADKGAVRDVTQIQRRK; this is encoded by the coding sequence ATGCCCCAGTATCGTTCCCGCACTTCCACCCACGGCCGCAACATGGCTGGTGCCCGCTCGCTGTGGCGCGCAACCGGCATGAAAGACGGTGACTTCGGCAAGCCGATCATTGCCGTGGTCAACAGCTTTACCCAGTTCGTTCCGGGTCACGTCCATCTGAAGGATATGGGGCAGCTGGTGGCTCGCGAAATCGAAGCAGCGGGCGGCGTGGCCAAGGAATTCAATACCATTGCGATCGACGACGGTATCGCCATGGGCCACAGCGGCATGCTTTACTCGCTGCCGAGCCGCGATTTGATCGCCGACTCGGTCGAGTACATGGTTAACGCCCACTGTGCCGACGCGATGGTTTGCATTTCCAACTGCGACAAGATTACCCCGGGCATGCTGATGGCTGCCATGCGCCTCAATATTCCGGTGATTTTCGTGTCCGGCGGCCCGATGGAAGCCGGCAAGACCAAGCTGCAGGGTCAGGTGGTTCACCTTGATCTGGTTGATGCCATGGTCAAGGCTGCCGACAGCTCCGTGTCCCAGGCCGATCTGGATGAGATCGAGCGCTCTGCTTGCCCGACTTGCGGTTCGTGCTCCGGCATGTTTACTGCCAATTCGATGAATTGCCTGACCGAGGCACTGGGCTTCAGCCTGCCGGGCAACGGCACGGTGGTCGCTACCCATGCCGATCGCAAACAACTGTTCCTGCGTGCCGGTCGTCAGATCGTCGAGTTGTGCAAGCGCTACTACGAACAGGACGATGCTTCGGTCCTGCCGCGTTCGATCGCTCCGAAGGCCGCCTTTGAGAATGCCATGACCCTTGATGTGGCGATGGGCGGGTCGACCAACACCGTGTTACATATCCTGGCCGCAGCACAGGAAGCGGGCGTCGATTTCACGATGGCCGACATTGATCGCATTTCCCGCTCCGTGCCTTGTTTGTGCAAGGTCGCGCCGATGACGGATAAATACCATATCGAAGATGTGCATCGGGCCGGTGGCATCATGGGGATTCTCGGTGAGCTCGACCGTGCCGGTCTGATTCATCGCGATGTGCCGAATGTCCATGCGCGTACGCTGGGTGAGGCGATTGATCGCTGGGATGTAGTGCGCGAACACGATGTCAAGGTGCATGAGTTTTTCAAGGCTGCGCCTGGTGGCGTTCCTACCCAGACGGCTTTTTCGCAGGATCGACGTTTCAACGAGCTGGATCTGGACCGGACCAAGGGCTGTATTCGCAACAAGGCCAATGCCTATTCGCAAGATGGCGGCCTGGCGGTGCTCTACGGCAATATTGCAGTGGACGGCTGCATCGTCAAAACAGCAGGGGTCGATGAATCGATCTGGAAATTCAATGGTCGGGCACGGGTTTTTGAAAGCCAGGATGCCGCGGTCGACAACATTCTGGCCGGCAAAGTGGTGGCCGGCGATGTCGTGGTGATTCGCTACGAAGGCCCCAAGGGTGGTCCGGGTATGCAGGAAATGCTTTACCCGACCTCCTATCTGAAGTCGATGGGGTTGGGCAAGGAATGCGCATTGCTCACTGATGGTCGTTTCTCTGGCGGTACGTCAGGTCTGTCGATTGGCCATGCCTCGCCGGAAGCGGCGGATGGTGGTGCGATTGGCCTGGTTGAGGAAGGTGATCGCATCGAGATCGATATTCCGAATCGGCGTATTCAGTTGCTCGTTTCCGATGGCGAGTTGGCTGAGCGTCGTGCTGCAATGGAAGCCAGGGGCGAAGCTGCCTGGAAGCCGGCTGACCGCCAGCGCGTTGTATCGGCTGCATTGCAGGCGTATGCGCTGATGGCAACCTCGGCCGACAAGGGGGCGGTGCGTGACGTAACACAGATTCAGCGCCGGAAGTGA
- a CDS encoding LysE family transporter: MTFAVWIGFLLAAILIAVTPGPGAVISMSTGMLLGYRRALLVILGLQVAILTHIAVIAVGVGALLAGSELAFGLVKSVGAGYLVWLGVQKWRAPPAPVGQMAQYVRGDRLFLQGLLVNLTNPKAVIFVGALVPQFIDPASAQLPQYLTIAATLCLTDVLVMSAYAIAAARLGGWMQDPGALRHQNRLFGALFVCAGGLLAFASRVTR, translated from the coding sequence GTGACTTTCGCTGTCTGGATCGGTTTTTTGCTGGCGGCGATACTGATCGCCGTCACGCCCGGCCCCGGTGCTGTGATCAGCATGAGTACGGGAATGCTTTTGGGGTATCGGCGGGCGCTGCTTGTGATTCTGGGTTTGCAGGTAGCGATCCTGACGCATATTGCCGTCATTGCTGTTGGTGTTGGTGCCCTGCTGGCAGGTTCGGAACTGGCGTTCGGGCTGGTCAAAAGTGTCGGGGCGGGCTATCTCGTTTGGCTAGGTGTGCAGAAATGGCGCGCACCACCGGCGCCGGTCGGCCAAATGGCGCAGTATGTTCGGGGTGACAGGCTCTTCCTGCAGGGGTTGCTGGTCAATTTGACCAACCCGAAAGCGGTTATTTTTGTCGGAGCACTGGTTCCCCAGTTTATTGATCCGGCGAGTGCGCAGTTGCCCCAGTATCTGACGATTGCAGCGACCCTGTGCCTGACAGATGTTCTTGTGATGTCAGCTTATGCCATCGCGGCGGCCAGGCTGGGTGGCTGGATGCAGGATCCCGGGGCGCTTCGGCATCAAAATCGACTGTTTGGCGCGTTATTTGTTTGTGCGGGAGGCTTGCTGGCTTTTGCTTCCCGTGTGACAAGATGA
- a CDS encoding c-type cytochrome — protein sequence MKAVYVAMMAAAGIVMAGQAQADEALAKAKNCMACHTIDKKVVGPAYKDVAAKYKGDAKAPAMLAAKVKAGGKGAWGEIPMPPNNVTDDEAKKLVAWILAQK from the coding sequence ATGAAAGCTGTTTATGTTGCCATGATGGCTGCTGCAGGTATTGTGATGGCCGGCCAGGCCCAGGCTGATGAAGCCCTTGCCAAGGCCAAGAATTGCATGGCCTGCCATACCATCGACAAAAAAGTAGTTGGCCCGGCTTATAAGGATGTAGCTGCAAAGTACAAGGGCGATGCCAAGGCTCCGGCCATGCTTGCCGCAAAGGTCAAGGCTGGTGGCAAGGGCGCTTGGGGCGAAATCCCGATGCCGCCGAACAATGTCACCGATGACGAAGCCAAGAAACTGGTTGCCTGGATTCTGGCCCAGAAGTAA
- the tuf gene encoding elongation factor Tu translates to MAKEKFNRTKPHVNVGTIGHVDHGKTTLTAAITTVLAAKFGGAAKAYDQIDAAPEEKARGITINTAHVEYETANRHYAHVDCPGHADYVKNMITGAAQMDGAILVCSAADGPMPQTREHILLARQVGVPYVLVYMNKCDMVDDAELLELVEMELRELLSKYDFPGDDTPIVHGSALKALEGDQSEIGEPSIFRLADALDSYIPTPERAVDQPFLMPVEDVFSISGRGTVVTGRIERGLVKVGEEIEIVGIRPTVKTTCTGVEMFRKLLDQGQAGDNVGALLRGTKREDVERGQVLCKPGSVKPHTHFSSEVYILSKDEGGRHTPFFNGYRPQFYFRTTDVTGAIDLPEGVEMVMPGDNIAMTIKLIAPIAMEEGLRFAIREGGRTVGAGVVAKIIE, encoded by the coding sequence ATGGCTAAGGAAAAATTCAACCGTACCAAGCCGCACGTAAACGTCGGCACCATCGGTCACGTTGACCATGGCAAGACCACGCTGACTGCTGCCATCACGACTGTGCTGGCAGCCAAGTTTGGTGGCGCTGCCAAGGCGTATGACCAGATTGACGCGGCGCCGGAGGAAAAGGCTCGTGGTATCACGATCAATACCGCGCACGTCGAATACGAAACCGCCAATCGTCACTACGCCCACGTTGATTGCCCGGGTCACGCCGACTACGTCAAGAACATGATTACCGGTGCTGCCCAGATGGACGGCGCAATCCTGGTTTGTTCCGCTGCTGACGGCCCGATGCCGCAGACCCGCGAACACATCCTGCTGGCCCGTCAGGTTGGTGTGCCGTACGTTCTGGTGTACATGAACAAGTGCGACATGGTTGACGACGCCGAGCTGCTTGAGCTGGTCGAAATGGAGCTGCGCGAGCTGCTCTCCAAGTACGACTTCCCGGGCGACGACACCCCGATCGTTCACGGTTCCGCACTGAAGGCCCTTGAAGGCGATCAGTCGGAAATCGGCGAACCGTCCATCTTCCGCCTGGCAGATGCGCTGGACTCCTACATTCCGACGCCTGAGCGCGCTGTTGATCAGCCGTTCCTGATGCCGGTTGAAGACGTGTTCTCGATCTCTGGTCGCGGTACTGTGGTGACTGGTCGTATCGAACGTGGTCTGGTCAAGGTTGGCGAAGAAATCGAAATCGTTGGTATCCGTCCGACCGTCAAGACCACCTGTACCGGTGTTGAAATGTTCCGTAAGCTGCTGGATCAAGGTCAGGCTGGCGACAACGTTGGCGCACTGCTGCGCGGCACGAAGCGTGAAGACGTCGAGCGCGGTCAGGTTCTGTGTAAGCCGGGTTCTGTGAAGCCGCACACCCACTTCTCCTCTGAAGTGTACATCCTGTCCAAGGATGAAGGTGGTCGTCACACCCCGTTCTTCAACGGCTATCGTCCGCAGTTCTATTTCCGCACGACCGACGTGACCGGTGCAATCGATCTGCCGGAAGGCGTTGAAATGGTTATGCCGGGCGACAACATCGCCATGACCATCAAGCTGATCGCACCGATCGCCATGGAAGAAGGTCTGCGCTTCGCCATCCGTGAAGGCGGTCGTACCGTCGGCGCCGGTGTCGTTGCCAAAATCATCGAGTAA
- the secE gene encoding preprotein translocase subunit SecE — translation MADKVKFTLALLILVSGVAGFYLLSEQAMILRVLAVLVGFALAVTVAWKTEPGQRFFAFANEAVIEAKKVVWPTRKETVQTTAAVFAFVVVMAIFLYLTDKSLEWLLYDIVLGWKKS, via the coding sequence ATGGCTGACAAGGTCAAGTTCACGCTGGCACTGCTGATTCTGGTGTCTGGTGTGGCTGGTTTTTACCTGCTATCCGAGCAGGCAATGATTTTGCGTGTCCTGGCGGTTCTCGTCGGGTTTGCGCTTGCGGTGACTGTGGCTTGGAAAACTGAGCCGGGTCAGCGCTTTTTTGCGTTTGCAAATGAGGCGGTGATTGAGGCCAAGAAAGTTGTTTGGCCGACCCGCAAGGAAACCGTTCAAACCACCGCTGCTGTTTTTGCGTTTGTTGTGGTTATGGCGATTTTCCTTTATTTGACCGATAAGAGCCTTGAGTGGCTTCTCTACGATATCGTGCTGGGCTGGAAGAAATCATGA